One genomic window of Acidovorax radicis includes the following:
- a CDS encoding restriction endonuclease subunit S, with protein sequence MSIDAIISNLGALAVVKSGYPFRGSIEEAADADALAVQMKDVDPEHGVFWPGVTRTALAGRKQPEWLKAGDVLFVSKGARFYAVCIDEPPNQAVCSPHFFHLQVALQTPLVPAFLAWQINQPPFQRQLQQAAEGSSQLSIRRPVLESLLLSVPSLADQQRIVALTDLARRERHALHQLIHNREQQLQALAEGLAHAAQAAR encoded by the coding sequence ATGTCGATTGACGCAATAATTTCAAACCTTGGGGCGCTCGCCGTTGTTAAGAGCGGCTACCCCTTCCGCGGCTCCATCGAGGAGGCCGCCGACGCGGACGCCTTGGCTGTTCAGATGAAGGACGTTGACCCCGAACATGGAGTGTTTTGGCCCGGCGTCACGCGCACTGCACTCGCCGGTAGAAAGCAGCCGGAATGGCTCAAGGCGGGCGACGTGCTGTTTGTCTCTAAAGGTGCACGCTTCTACGCGGTCTGCATCGACGAGCCGCCCAACCAAGCCGTTTGTAGCCCGCATTTCTTCCATCTTCAGGTTGCCCTACAAACACCTCTGGTGCCAGCCTTTCTGGCATGGCAGATCAATCAACCACCGTTCCAGCGCCAGCTTCAACAGGCGGCAGAGGGCAGCAGCCAACTGAGCATCCGCCGCCCGGTGCTGGAATCGCTATTGCTTTCAGTGCCATCGCTGGCGGACCAGCAGCGCATCGTTGCCCTGACCGATCTCGCGCGTCGCGAGCGCCACGCCCTCCACCAACTCATTCACAACCGCGAGCAGCAACTTCAAGCGCTCGCCGAAGGCCTCGCTCACGCCGCCCAGGCCGCCCGTTGA